One Pseudonocardia sediminis DNA window includes the following coding sequences:
- a CDS encoding GlxA family transcriptional regulator, which translates to MRIGLIAIDGCFGSAVASVIDIVRVADGARGDVDPRIDPIELAILGPKRRVTTTASMTLSVDHPLSESGEFDVVVVPALGTLTAAATHDALQSRDARSVIASLGRLDDATTRIAAACTGVFAVAETGRMHHRRATTSWFLGPEFLKRYPTVALDLDTMVVVDGNLVTAGAAFAHIDLALSLVRSISPDLAQHVAKLLIIDERPSQAAFVAYEHLRHEDPIVVEFERFVRVRLDEPFNVAVVAQSLGTSRRTLERRVRAALNLTPLGFVQRLRIERARHLSATTDLTSAEIARRVGYANAETLRSLLRRERRRS; encoded by the coding sequence ATGCGTATCGGACTGATCGCGATCGACGGCTGCTTCGGTTCGGCGGTCGCGTCGGTCATCGACATCGTGCGGGTGGCCGACGGAGCCCGCGGCGATGTCGACCCGCGGATCGACCCGATCGAACTCGCCATCCTCGGACCGAAACGGCGAGTGACCACGACGGCATCGATGACCCTGTCGGTGGACCACCCGCTGTCGGAGTCCGGAGAGTTCGACGTGGTCGTCGTCCCTGCGCTTGGAACCCTCACGGCCGCCGCGACCCACGACGCCCTCCAGAGCCGAGATGCTCGTTCGGTCATCGCCTCACTCGGGCGCCTCGACGACGCGACCACCCGGATCGCCGCGGCGTGCACCGGCGTGTTCGCCGTCGCCGAGACCGGACGGATGCATCATCGGCGGGCGACGACCAGCTGGTTCCTGGGGCCGGAGTTCCTGAAGCGCTATCCGACCGTCGCCCTCGATCTCGACACCATGGTCGTGGTCGACGGGAACCTCGTCACCGCCGGCGCCGCCTTCGCCCACATCGACCTCGCGCTCTCACTCGTGCGATCGATCAGCCCCGACCTGGCCCAACATGTCGCCAAGCTCCTCATCATCGACGAGCGCCCGTCGCAGGCGGCCTTCGTCGCCTACGAACATCTCCGGCACGAGGACCCGATCGTCGTCGAGTTCGAACGCTTCGTGCGCGTCCGCCTGGACGAACCGTTCAACGTCGCCGTCGTCGCGCAGTCGCTCGGCACCAGCCGGCGCACCCTCGAACGACGAGTCCGTGCGGCGCTCAACCTCACTCCGCTCGGCTTCGTCCAACGGCTTCGCATCGAACGAGCTCGGCACCTCTCAGCAACCACGGACCTCACCTCCGCCGAGATCGCGCGACGGGTCGGCTACGCGAACGCCGAGACTCTGCGCTCCCTCCTGCGCAGGGAGCGACGCCGTTCCTGA
- a CDS encoding putative quinol monooxygenase produces MSTPASLPYAFVAKIVAADGQHDALADLLAGAVALANEEVGTIVWFAARTHADTFWIFDAFPDEAARDAHANGAIVAALMANQHLLGAAPEILAADVLASKLP; encoded by the coding sequence ATGTCCACACCCGCATCACTTCCGTATGCCTTCGTCGCCAAGATCGTCGCGGCCGATGGACAGCACGACGCGCTCGCCGATCTGCTCGCCGGCGCTGTCGCACTCGCCAACGAAGAAGTAGGAACGATTGTCTGGTTCGCGGCTAGGACCCACGCCGACACCTTCTGGATCTTCGATGCATTCCCCGACGAGGCCGCTCGCGACGCCCACGCCAACGGCGCCATCGTCGCAGCCCTGATGGCCAACCAGCACCTCCTCGGCGCAGCACCCGAGATCCTGGCGGCCGACGTCCTCGCGTCCAAGCTCCCGTAG
- a CDS encoding ISL3-like element ISPfr2 family transposase: MSDATPPAGFGRPDLTAFARLDGLGLSVTGQRLEPDRAVLVCRVVEPDQSCRRCGSEGAARDTVIRRLAHEPLGWRPTVLEVVVRRYRCADCGHVWRQDTSAAAEPRAKLSRTGLRWALEGIVVAHLTVARVAEGLGVAWDTANNAVLAEGNRLLINDPTRFEGVKVMGVDEHVWRHTRRGDKYVTVIIDLTPVRDGAGPARLLDMVEGRSKAAFKTWLADRDDAFRDAVEVVAIDGFTGFKTAAAEEIPDAVTVMDPFHVVRLAGDALDRCRRRVQLAIHGHRGFRDDPLYKSRRTLHTGADLLTDKQSDRLRALFVDDAHVEVEATWGVYQRMIAAYRHEDRQRGRELMEKLITDLSAGVPKVLTELTTLGRTLKKRAADVLAYFERPGTSNGPTEALNGRLEHLRGSALGFRNLTNYIARSLLETGGFRPQLLHPRLG; encoded by the coding sequence GTGTCCGACGCTACCCCGCCGGCCGGCTTCGGCCGCCCTGACCTGACCGCCTTCGCTCGACTCGACGGCCTCGGTCTGAGCGTGACCGGGCAACGACTTGAACCGGATCGTGCGGTCCTCGTGTGCCGCGTGGTGGAACCAGATCAGTCTTGCCGACGGTGCGGCAGCGAAGGCGCTGCTCGTGACACCGTGATCCGGCGGTTGGCCCACGAGCCGCTGGGCTGGCGACCGACCGTGCTGGAAGTTGTAGTGCGCCGCTACCGCTGTGCCGACTGCGGACACGTGTGGCGCCAAGACACCAGCGCCGCGGCGGAGCCACGCGCGAAGCTCTCGCGCACCGGGTTGCGGTGGGCGCTGGAAGGGATCGTGGTCGCACACCTCACCGTCGCCCGTGTCGCCGAGGGACTCGGGGTCGCGTGGGACACCGCCAACAACGCGGTCCTGGCCGAAGGCAATCGGCTGCTGATCAACGACCCCACGCGGTTCGAGGGCGTGAAGGTCATGGGCGTCGATGAGCACGTCTGGCGCCACACCAGGCGTGGCGACAAGTACGTCACCGTGATCATCGACCTCACCCCGGTCCGCGATGGCGCCGGCCCAGCAAGGCTGCTGGACATGGTCGAGGGCCGGTCGAAGGCGGCGTTCAAGACCTGGCTCGCCGACCGCGACGACGCCTTCCGTGACGCGGTCGAGGTGGTCGCGATAGACGGCTTCACCGGGTTCAAGACCGCCGCTGCGGAGGAGATCCCGGACGCGGTCACGGTGATGGATCCCTTCCACGTCGTGCGCCTGGCCGGTGACGCCCTCGACAGGTGCCGGCGCCGGGTCCAACTCGCGATCCACGGGCACCGTGGGTTCAGGGACGACCCGCTCTACAAGTCGCGGCGCACGCTGCACACCGGCGCGGACCTGCTCACCGACAAGCAGAGCGACAGGCTACGCGCGCTGTTCGTTGATGACGCTCACGTCGAGGTCGAGGCGACCTGGGGTGTCTACCAGCGCATGATCGCCGCCTATCGCCACGAGGACCGGCAACGTGGCCGCGAGCTCATGGAGAAGCTGATCACCGACCTCAGCGCCGGCGTCCCCAAGGTGCTCACCGAGCTCACCACCCTGGGCCGGACCCTGAAGAAGCGAGCCGCCGACGTGCTCGCCTACTTCGAACGACCCGGCACCAGCAACGGGCCGACCGAGGCGCTCAACGGACGGCTCGAACACCTGCGCGGCTCCGCACTCGGGTTCCGCAACCTGACCAACTACATCGCCCGAAGCCTGCTCGAGACCGGCGGCTTCAGACCCCAACTCCTACACCCCCGATTGGGATGA
- a CDS encoding Wadjet anti-phage system protein JetD domain-containing protein, with protein sequence MDQVGVRYDKNWRDWLLSGTETQFSFALGAPSAQVIGRDFESVSRWVNTWHSWAEAHPAAHLRSTTRRTVVGSQKVPTHLDVPTLDDLVSLDPVLANHWQRANERWSRIRALPTDVLVPRLRPRLQQILDLANHDFEVLLEAVRWFVENPRSGLTTRQVPVTGMHTKWLARNRGLVLACLNSREEHSADGYQIDDELEQAALDPLGLTALPVHVNLIIADPVERARIGGLRHISAPLPEVTSLPVQPDTVLIVENKESAYLVPDRPRTVIVHSLGNHLNVLDQIGWLTVAADQLYWGDLDRAGFTLLSRARARLPHLVSVLMDPMTLHQHGALAVADDTRVDLPEPNLTDAEAAALAALTTEHRAYLRLEQERLPAPFALNQLFRALERHTRDGAR encoded by the coding sequence ATGGACCAGGTTGGTGTCCGGTACGACAAGAACTGGCGCGACTGGCTGCTCAGCGGAACCGAAACGCAATTCTCCTTCGCGCTTGGGGCGCCGTCGGCGCAGGTGATTGGCCGCGACTTCGAGTCGGTCAGCCGGTGGGTAAACACCTGGCACAGCTGGGCAGAAGCTCATCCGGCCGCCCATCTGCGCAGCACCACACGCCGTACCGTCGTGGGCTCCCAAAAGGTGCCCACCCACCTCGACGTACCGACGCTGGATGACCTTGTCAGCCTCGATCCGGTACTCGCCAACCATTGGCAGCGGGCCAACGAACGTTGGTCACGGATACGCGCCCTGCCCACCGATGTGCTCGTTCCGCGGCTGCGTCCCCGGCTGCAACAGATCCTTGACCTTGCCAACCACGACTTCGAGGTTCTCCTCGAGGCCGTCAGATGGTTCGTCGAGAACCCGCGCTCCGGACTGACCACTCGGCAGGTGCCTGTCACTGGGATGCACACCAAGTGGCTCGCCCGAAATCGGGGGCTCGTCCTGGCCTGCCTTAACAGTCGCGAAGAGCATTCTGCGGATGGCTACCAAATCGACGACGAACTCGAACAGGCCGCCCTTGACCCGCTCGGGCTGACGGCCCTTCCGGTCCACGTCAACTTGATCATCGCCGACCCGGTCGAGCGCGCCCGTATTGGTGGCCTTCGGCACATCAGCGCGCCCCTGCCCGAGGTCACCTCGCTGCCCGTCCAGCCCGACACGGTCCTGATCGTAGAAAACAAGGAGTCCGCCTACCTGGTTCCCGACCGACCCCGGACAGTGATCGTCCACTCGCTCGGTAACCATCTCAATGTCTTGGACCAGATCGGCTGGCTGACCGTCGCAGCAGACCAGCTGTACTGGGGAGACCTTGACCGGGCCGGATTCACCTTGCTGTCACGGGCGCGTGCTCGGCTGCCGCATCTGGTCTCGGTCCTCATGGACCCCATGACTCTCCACCAGCACGGAGCTCTCGCCGTCGCGGACGACACCCGAGTCGACCTGCCAGAACCCAACCTCACCGATGCCGAAGCCGCGGCACTCGCCGCACTCACCACCGAGCACCGGGCGTACCTGCGCCTGGAGCAGGAACGGCTACCAGCGCCGTTCGCTCTCAACCAGCTGTTCCGCGCTCTGGAACGACACACGCGCGACGGAGCGCGATAG
- a CDS encoding ATP-binding protein, with the protein MTVIPAAATPTDQSGSLPVQPDGHDAAQFRISTVQILNWGAYSGLQIMTAARSGTAIVGPSGRGKSTLLHAMASVILPNPQEFNQAARDDRGKKRERTVYSYARGHTDQRQDENGRSATTNYLRPPGGSGFPSGTAITWETRDGRCTTAFRMAWVGPDTDGPETINGATVYGFVNDHFDLARLNGITAVRQGASPLSKGSLERLIDQGRGDVVDTSQARVHAKMRSVMGMGSTDESQHLAMQLLRRAQASKGIFSINALFKEFVLTEPLALSRWDIALEAYREASRLYKEFETARRRTETLAPLPVIAEKYRSAGADYVTKHGLLTGDHDGPAPVGIWHAEKIIKWAQSAIDDNHLAKAETDEVHATAVTVANAAERSEQDTITQLTAAGGDRSAVITEQLKSARKDQKLVEEDRRQFETRLSVFELTLPTSSGDVTLTHASLVELTAQEQTLLRETSEQASKAAGRLWQLRQNVTATEREITGLRARRSLIPEDADGRRNRIASALDIDTDRLRYAGELLQLKPEHRRWEKAVIGLLLPLSSTLLVESHDFVRVRRYVHDHDMHGSITITPARPGSPRPAPMDSGIPALLDIADHPFQGWLAAELNETANYFCVETDADLDDRHPAWARGSITPVGMRTGSRNRLTKDDRRLRYPWIGWDTRRLLQELDSELESTQRELEGAKSVADQADLRRESARARLDELGALNTDLSWDRIDTSATVQRIGELEAQLVLANSPEIAHLVALLRTQRETAVVARGEVQQLEERQKGLNEQWHALTSTLEDAEDRIDDAPPLTDNERAALAATPFAAPTDVAGVTVSLGEAIDNLRAQIERHREDREKLEHAVVGHLAAYRNLDERTFRETDGTIESLPSVLAIYEQLVTDDLPRAKDAWLAKVDEDMNRQLRGLLVQIDDDARAIKRGLAPINQVLCHVRFRQNATLSIEPVERPSSDLKDFRQIITRYTSNTIGVDAGRDADQVEKAFTRLRTHLAKLDEQSRSGDAWRRRVFDAREHVEFRAIEARLDGVKVVHDGVSGMSGGEGQELIAFILGAALRFRLGEGRDGPPSYASVILDEGFVKADSDYTGRALAALQALGFQLIVGAPREKATAFEDYVESVAYINVDVDYPARVRIYPMTMTEALRLEGERE; encoded by the coding sequence GTGACCGTCATACCGGCGGCAGCAACGCCGACCGATCAAAGCGGCTCGCTTCCGGTCCAACCGGACGGGCACGACGCGGCACAGTTCCGCATCAGCACGGTGCAGATCCTGAACTGGGGCGCCTACTCGGGTCTGCAGATCATGACGGCGGCGCGGTCGGGTACCGCGATCGTCGGCCCGTCCGGACGAGGCAAGTCCACATTGCTCCACGCCATGGCCTCGGTGATCCTGCCCAATCCGCAGGAGTTCAACCAGGCGGCCCGCGACGATCGTGGCAAGAAGCGGGAGCGCACCGTCTACTCCTACGCGCGCGGTCACACCGACCAGAGACAGGACGAGAACGGACGCTCCGCGACGACGAACTACCTACGCCCGCCGGGCGGGTCAGGATTCCCCAGCGGTACGGCGATCACATGGGAAACCCGAGACGGGCGATGTACTACTGCGTTCCGGATGGCGTGGGTCGGCCCCGACACCGACGGACCGGAGACGATCAACGGTGCCACCGTCTACGGGTTCGTCAACGACCACTTCGACCTAGCACGACTCAACGGAATCACCGCCGTCCGCCAGGGCGCATCCCCGCTGTCGAAGGGCTCGTTGGAACGGCTCATCGACCAGGGTCGGGGCGACGTAGTGGACACTTCGCAGGCGCGGGTGCACGCGAAGATGCGCTCCGTCATGGGCATGGGCTCCACCGACGAGTCCCAACATCTCGCAATGCAACTCCTGAGGCGGGCACAGGCGTCAAAGGGCATCTTCTCGATCAACGCCCTGTTCAAGGAGTTCGTGCTGACCGAGCCGCTCGCGCTGTCGCGGTGGGACATCGCCCTCGAGGCGTACCGGGAGGCGTCACGGCTCTACAAGGAGTTCGAGACCGCGCGTCGCCGCACTGAGACGCTGGCTCCCCTTCCCGTGATCGCCGAGAAGTACCGTTCTGCGGGCGCTGACTACGTCACGAAGCATGGCCTGCTGACCGGGGACCATGACGGCCCCGCACCTGTTGGTATCTGGCACGCAGAGAAGATCATCAAATGGGCTCAGAGCGCCATCGACGACAATCACCTCGCCAAGGCCGAGACGGACGAGGTGCACGCCACCGCCGTCACGGTTGCCAACGCCGCTGAACGGAGCGAGCAGGACACGATCACGCAGCTCACCGCGGCCGGCGGAGACCGTTCCGCGGTCATCACCGAGCAACTCAAGAGCGCGAGAAAGGACCAGAAACTGGTCGAGGAGGACCGGCGGCAATTCGAAACCCGCCTCTCGGTGTTCGAGTTGACACTGCCGACATCGTCGGGCGATGTAACGCTCACGCACGCCAGCCTGGTTGAACTCACCGCACAGGAACAGACGCTGCTGCGGGAGACGTCCGAACAGGCCAGCAAAGCAGCGGGCAGGCTCTGGCAACTCCGCCAGAACGTCACAGCGACAGAGCGCGAGATCACCGGGTTGCGGGCACGGCGCAGCCTCATCCCCGAGGACGCTGACGGACGCCGCAACCGGATCGCCTCCGCGCTCGACATTGATACTGATCGGCTCCGGTACGCCGGGGAGCTGCTCCAGCTCAAGCCCGAGCATCGTCGGTGGGAGAAGGCGGTCATCGGCCTGCTGCTGCCGTTGTCGAGCACCCTGTTGGTCGAGAGCCACGACTTCGTGCGGGTACGCCGGTACGTGCACGACCACGACATGCACGGTTCGATCACCATCACCCCCGCCCGTCCTGGCTCACCCCGGCCCGCCCCGATGGACAGCGGGATCCCTGCGCTGCTCGATATCGCCGACCATCCGTTCCAGGGATGGCTGGCCGCCGAGCTGAATGAGACCGCGAACTACTTCTGCGTGGAGACAGACGCCGATCTCGACGATCGGCACCCCGCATGGGCGCGCGGGTCGATCACCCCGGTCGGCATGCGCACCGGTTCCCGGAACCGGCTCACCAAGGACGACCGCCGCCTGCGCTACCCCTGGATCGGATGGGACACCCGCCGGTTGCTCCAGGAACTGGACAGCGAGCTTGAGTCGACCCAGCGGGAGCTGGAGGGCGCCAAATCGGTGGCCGACCAGGCCGACCTGCGACGCGAGTCGGCTCGAGCCCGACTCGACGAGCTGGGAGCGCTTAACACCGACCTGTCCTGGGACCGGATAGACACCTCAGCCACCGTTCAGCGCATCGGAGAGCTGGAAGCACAGTTAGTCCTGGCCAACTCGCCCGAGATTGCGCACTTGGTGGCGCTCTTACGCACCCAACGGGAGACGGCCGTCGTAGCCAGGGGGGAAGTGCAGCAGCTCGAGGAGCGGCAGAAGGGGCTGAACGAGCAATGGCACGCCCTCACCTCGACCCTCGAGGATGCGGAGGATCGCATCGACGACGCGCCACCACTGACAGACAACGAGCGTGCGGCACTCGCCGCCACCCCCTTTGCCGCGCCGACCGACGTAGCAGGGGTCACGGTGAGCCTTGGGGAGGCAATCGACAACCTGCGTGCGCAGATCGAACGCCACCGCGAGGACCGGGAGAAGCTCGAGCATGCGGTGGTAGGCCACCTCGCCGCCTATCGGAACCTGGACGAACGAACCTTCCGCGAGACTGACGGCACTATCGAGTCCTTGCCGTCGGTGCTGGCGATCTACGAACAGCTCGTGACCGACGACCTACCCCGCGCGAAGGATGCCTGGCTCGCGAAGGTAGACGAGGACATGAACCGTCAGCTGCGCGGGCTGCTGGTGCAGATCGACGACGATGCCCGGGCGATCAAGCGTGGGTTGGCCCCGATCAACCAGGTGCTGTGCCACGTGCGGTTCCGACAGAACGCGACGCTGAGCATCGAACCGGTAGAGCGACCAAGCAGCGATCTCAAGGACTTCCGGCAGATCATCACCCGATACACCAGTAATACCATCGGCGTGGACGCCGGACGAGACGCCGACCAGGTGGAGAAGGCTTTCACTCGCCTACGCACCCACTTGGCCAAACTCGACGAACAGTCACGATCCGGAGACGCGTGGCGGCGGCGAGTGTTCGACGCCCGCGAGCATGTCGAGTTCCGCGCCATCGAGGCCCGTCTCGACGGGGTCAAGGTCGTCCACGACGGCGTCTCGGGCATGAGTGGCGGCGAAGGACAGGAGCTGATCGCTTTCATCCTCGGAGCAGCACTCCGGTTCCGCCTCGGCGAGGGCCGGGACGGTCCGCCCAGCTACGCGTCCGTCATCCTCGACGAAGGGTTCGTCAAGGCCGACAGCGACTACACCGGCCGCGCACTGGCCGCACTGCAGGCTCTGGGGTTCCAGCTGATCGTGGGCGCACCCCGGGAGAAGGCGACCGCCTTCGAGGACTACGTGGAGTCCGTCGCGTACATCAACGTCGACGTGGACTACCCCGCCCGCGTGCGCATCTACCCGATGACGATGACTGAGGCACTGCGGCTCGAGGGCGAACGCGAGTGA
- a CDS encoding DUF4194 domain-containing protein has protein sequence MSEPVETAYTPSEDDVNEHDFDGDDSTESGGSRLPAAARRALATLLTNRFITRSRHRSAWDALLTYELEIRERLMDQYMILVVDRDYEVAFKRQDPAEDAPKMLRRDKPLTRDASLLLIHLRKEHAYSDAADDSVMITRVQVSEFLRPFREDGDGDEARFERRVEAAIRAVAELKLMTPDPDADYLYVISPAIVPLIGADEMMRMERYFIQANPAAVVSEASTGDGAVEELA, from the coding sequence ATGAGCGAACCCGTCGAGACCGCCTACACGCCGTCCGAAGACGATGTAAACGAGCACGACTTCGACGGTGACGACTCGACGGAGTCAGGTGGATCGCGGCTGCCGGCCGCGGCGCGCCGGGCACTGGCGACACTGCTGACCAACAGGTTCATCACCCGGTCTCGCCACCGCTCGGCATGGGATGCGCTGCTGACCTACGAACTCGAGATCCGCGAGCGACTCATGGACCAGTACATGATCCTCGTCGTCGATAGGGACTACGAGGTGGCGTTCAAGCGGCAAGACCCGGCTGAGGATGCCCCGAAAATGCTGCGTCGCGACAAGCCGCTGACCCGTGACGCCTCGCTGCTGCTGATCCACCTGCGTAAGGAGCACGCGTACTCCGACGCGGCCGACGACTCAGTGATGATCACCCGGGTCCAGGTGTCGGAGTTCCTGCGCCCGTTCCGCGAGGACGGCGACGGTGACGAGGCCAGGTTCGAGCGCCGGGTGGAGGCTGCGATCCGCGCTGTAGCCGAGCTGAAGCTGATGACACCGGACCCCGACGCAGACTACCTGTACGTCATCTCGCCGGCCATCGTTCCCCTGATCGGAGCTGACGAGATGATGCGCATGGAGCGGTACTTCATCCAGGCGAACCCCGCAGCCGTTGTAAGCGAGGCTTCCACCGGCGATGGCGCAGTCGAGGAGCTCGCGTGA
- a CDS encoding DUF3375 family protein, whose protein sequence is MRLAIMEITGDLIRTALSSNPTLALLKAYSRDWVLPLFAEHLGQVDGSVSAEWFHERVTEALELIPEWRGDVSPADHCRDWIEKRWLETEKLNGRLRYRLSPYSLRALRFVGELVEGETTVSSARLGSISHAVRLLADMTSPDRQVQLRRIDRQIVELKQRRNDIASGQVRLANLEEMKLQLREILAMTRSLPADFRQLRTMVEDRHQEVARRAMVDGPPKADLVEEYLRENDMLSRTSQGSAYLGFSRLLSSRQTEQLRVDIDQILAQEFARLHMSAAQRDELDCMLSTLLTAELDVQNSYVRWTASLRRFLTRAAHGRHQRLLSLADRALHAGALWTQAEPGQRYLPDDTLGVGALAVVDISQTQLWREHGPQEVVVKVAEQRKTLPGEDRAALRLAAGTAPRAIGRTINMLLTSRPAVTGAEVFAATPAEFQHLGALVSLLDLAVLHGQIDTDLDERVQLSGDRATALIAILPHLVFDSPVPTKELS, encoded by the coding sequence ATGCGATTGGCGATCATGGAAATCACGGGCGACCTGATCCGGACAGCACTGAGCTCGAACCCGACCTTGGCGCTGCTCAAGGCATACTCGAGAGACTGGGTGCTGCCGCTATTCGCTGAGCATCTCGGGCAGGTCGATGGGTCCGTGTCCGCCGAGTGGTTCCACGAGCGCGTCACCGAGGCTCTCGAGCTGATCCCGGAGTGGCGAGGCGATGTCTCGCCGGCCGACCATTGCCGCGACTGGATCGAGAAGCGTTGGCTGGAGACCGAGAAGCTAAACGGCCGCCTGCGGTACCGCCTGTCGCCCTACTCCCTTCGGGCGCTGCGGTTCGTCGGCGAACTCGTGGAAGGTGAGACGACTGTCAGTAGCGCTCGGCTCGGCTCCATCTCGCACGCAGTGCGGCTCCTGGCCGACATGACCAGTCCCGACCGGCAGGTTCAGCTGCGCCGGATCGACCGGCAGATCGTTGAGCTGAAGCAGCGGCGCAACGACATCGCCTCCGGCCAGGTGCGGCTGGCGAACCTGGAGGAGATGAAGCTGCAACTGCGCGAGATCCTCGCCATGACCCGGTCCTTGCCTGCGGACTTCCGGCAGCTCCGGACGATGGTGGAGGACCGGCACCAGGAGGTGGCGCGGCGGGCGATGGTCGACGGGCCACCCAAGGCCGACCTGGTCGAGGAGTACCTACGCGAGAACGACATGTTGTCCAGGACGAGCCAGGGCTCTGCATATCTCGGGTTCTCCCGGCTGCTGTCGTCCAGACAGACCGAACAACTGCGCGTCGACATCGACCAGATCCTGGCGCAGGAGTTCGCACGCCTGCACATGTCTGCCGCGCAGCGCGACGAACTCGACTGCATGCTTTCGACCCTTCTCACCGCCGAACTCGACGTCCAGAACAGCTATGTGCGTTGGACTGCGTCGCTGCGCCGCTTCCTCACACGCGCCGCCCACGGCCGCCACCAGCGACTGCTGAGTCTCGCCGACCGTGCCCTGCACGCCGGCGCCCTCTGGACACAGGCCGAACCCGGGCAGCGGTACTTGCCAGACGACACGCTCGGTGTGGGCGCGCTTGCCGTCGTGGATATCTCCCAGACTCAGCTCTGGCGAGAGCACGGCCCGCAGGAGGTCGTGGTCAAGGTCGCCGAGCAGCGCAAGACACTCCCCGGCGAGGACCGGGCAGCTCTTCGGCTGGCGGCCGGTACCGCACCCCGAGCTATCGGACGAACCATCAACATGCTGCTTACCAGCCGCCCGGCGGTAACGGGCGCTGAAGTGTTTGCAGCCACCCCGGCTGAGTTTCAACACCTGGGCGCTCTGGTGAGCCTGCTTGACCTCGCGGTCCTGCACGGACAGATCGACACCGACCTCGACGAGAGGGTGCAGCTGTCCGGAGACCGAGCAACCGCCCTGATTGCCATCCTGCCGCACCTGGTCTTCGACTCGCCCGTTCCCACCAAGGAGCTTTCATGA
- a CDS encoding FadR/GntR family transcriptional regulator, translating to MSEADVPVVRRGRSRAESVAEAVQSDIVERGAVTGDRLGLRTDLIDRYGVSPSVMNEALGLLRDRGLVTVRPGPSGGVFVAEQPAQVRLGAIDLWFSAAVPNPRELFEARTFFDDAFGAVAVDRAGPNDIRAMESALHDMRTHTDDPAAYMRATVAFHAAIAYATDLAVVVGLYETVLALLRGGIVRAAFVEPRDEMVAHALQIHEGMTAAIRDRDHDAMTKLLALHAADLERVQDESP from the coding sequence ATGAGCGAGGCCGACGTCCCCGTCGTCCGCCGGGGCCGCTCCCGGGCCGAGTCCGTCGCGGAGGCCGTGCAGTCCGACATCGTCGAGCGGGGCGCGGTCACGGGCGACCGGCTCGGACTGCGGACCGACCTCATCGACCGGTACGGCGTCAGCCCCTCGGTGATGAACGAGGCGCTCGGCCTGCTGCGCGACCGCGGCCTGGTCACCGTCCGCCCCGGCCCGTCCGGCGGCGTGTTCGTCGCCGAGCAGCCGGCGCAGGTCCGCCTCGGAGCGATCGACCTGTGGTTCTCCGCCGCCGTTCCGAACCCGCGCGAGCTGTTCGAGGCCCGGACGTTCTTCGACGACGCCTTCGGCGCCGTCGCCGTCGACCGCGCCGGCCCGAACGACATCCGGGCCATGGAGTCCGCGCTGCACGACATGCGCACACACACCGACGACCCGGCCGCCTACATGCGCGCGACCGTCGCGTTCCACGCCGCGATCGCGTACGCCACGGATCTGGCGGTCGTCGTGGGGCTGTACGAGACGGTGCTCGCGCTGCTGCGCGGCGGCATCGTGCGCGCCGCGTTCGTCGAGCCGCGGGACGAGATGGTCGCCCACGCCCTACAGATCCACGAGGGCATGACCGCCGCGATCCGCGACCGGGACCACGACGCGATGACGAAGCTTCTGGCCTTGCACGCCGCCGACCTGGAACGGGTGCAGGACGAATCGCCATAG